Proteins encoded by one window of Rutidosis leptorrhynchoides isolate AG116_Rl617_1_P2 chromosome 7, CSIRO_AGI_Rlap_v1, whole genome shotgun sequence:
- the LOC139858030 gene encoding uncharacterized protein encodes MYSRGEIYEINGEYAAVIFDSEEDEKENMKDEQSANPSVYWIHLQDILHDYAAAEDGYIAKNTLSEVLRSVQPLIVYFPDLSLWLSRVVSERKHKEFVIRLQFMFDQISGPFVLICGQKEFGIRSKENELLATKIFTNIISLDPPKEEDHLRVFNKQIDEDRRIVMSRNNINILHKVVEENELSCVDLLHVNTDEVILTTKQAENIVGWAKNHYLSTCDVPSIKSDRLNLPRESLEIAIKRIMEKESVFPKKPAQNLENLAEGQYESEFISAVVSPGEIGIKFDDIGALEDVKTALHELAILPMKRPELFSRGNLLRPCKGILLFGPPGTGKTLLAKALANEARANFISVTSATLTSKWYGEDEKFVRGLFSFANKLAPVIIFVDEVDSLLGARGGHEHEATRRMKNEFMAAWDGLRSKDNQRILVLGATNRPFDLDDAVIRRMPRRIYVDLPDAENRLNILKVLLDKENIKPDFDVRSLANATEGYSGSDLKNLCIAAAYRPVQEMLDEEKKGQIHDTTPALRLLNLDDFIQSKAKVGPSVAYDAPSMNELRKWNEEYGEGGSRRKSPFGF; translated from the exons ATGTATTCACGCGGGGAGATTTATGAGATCAATGGTGAATATGCGGCAGTTATTTTTGATAGTGAAGAAGACGAGAAGGAGAACATGAAAGACGAGCAATCTGCAAATCCATCAGTATACTGGATTCATC TGCAGGATATCTTGCATGATTATGCTGCAGCTGAAGATGGTTATATCGCTAAGAACACTTTATCCGAG GTGCTGCGGTCTGTGCAACCTCTTATTGTTTATTTCCCAGACTTATCTTTATGGTTGTCACGAGTTGTTTCTGAGCGAAAACACAAAGAATTTGTGATCAGGCTTCAGTTTATGTTTGACCAAATATCAGGGCCGTTTGTATTGATATGTGGGCAAAAAGAATTCGGTATCAGATCAAAAGAGAACGAGTTACTC GCTACGAAGATATTCACTAATATTATATCTCTGGATCCTCCGAAG GAGGAAGATCACCTACGAGTATTTAATAAACAAATTGATGAAGATAGACGGATTGTTATGTCCcggaataatataaatatattgcaTAAG GTTGTTGAGGAAAATGAACTATCTTGCGTGGACCTCTTGCATGTAAACACTGATGAAGTTATACTAACAACAAAGC AAGCCGAGAATATAGTTGGATGGGCTAAAAATCATTACTTATCCACCTGTGATGTCCCTTCTATAAAGTCAGATAGATTGAATTTGCCACGTGAAAG CCTTGAAATTGCAATTAAGAGGATCATGGAAAAGGAATCAGTCTTCCCCAAGAAGCCTGCACAAAACCTTGAG AACCTTGCTGAGGGTCAGTACGAGAGCGAGTTTATTTCAGCTGTCGTTTCGCCTGGTGAAATCGGCATAAAATTTGATGACATCGGCGCTCTTGAAGATGTGAAGACAGCGTTACATGAATTGGCCATTCTTCCGATGAAAAGACCGGAACTTTTTTCTCGAGGAAATCTATTGCGg CCTTGCAAAGGGATATTGCTTTTTGGGCCTCCTGGAACTGGGAAAACGCTTCTTGCAAAGGCGCTTGCTAATGAAGCAAGAGCCAACTTTATCAGCGTAACGAGTGCTACACTTACATCAAAG TGGTATGGTGAGGATGAAAAATTTGTAAGGGGACTCTTCTCATTCGCCAACAAGTTGGCTCCTGTAATTATTTTCGTTGATGAG GTTGACAGTTTGCTTGGTGCCCGTGGAGGACATGAGCATGAGGCTACGAGACGAATGAAGAACGAGTTTATGGCAGCTTGGGATGGATTAAGATCTAAAGATAATCAGAGGATTCTCGTACTTGGTGCCACAAATCGACCGTTTGATCTTGATGATGCCGTAATCCGTCGAATGCCTAGAAG GATATATGTGGACTTGCCGGATGCTGAAAATAGAttaaatatactaaaagtgttacTTGATAAAGAGAATATAAAACCCGATTTTGATGTAAGAAGTCTTGCAAATGCAACAGAAGGATATTCAGGAAGTGATTTAAAG AATCTTTGTATTGCTGCGGCTTACAGACCTGTTCAAGAAATGTTAGATGAAGAAAAGAAA GGACAAATACACGACACGACTCCAGCATTAAGACTGCTTAATTTGGATGATTTTATTCAATCTAAAGCCAAG GTGGGTCCATCTGTTGCTTATGATGCACCAAGTATGAACGAACTCAGAAAATGGAATGAGGAATATGGAGAAGGTGGAAGTAGGAGAAAATCGCCATTCGGGTTTTGA